The sequence below is a genomic window from Lolium perenne isolate Kyuss_39 chromosome 4, Kyuss_2.0, whole genome shotgun sequence.
ATAGAAACTGCATCACCACAAGATCCTAGTTTAACATGATTTAAAAAGAACAGAAAAGTAAACTAACAGGGAGTCCTCTCCTTCTCAGCCTAGCCCTTGGATCCATCCTGGAAGGTTATCATTTTCCAAATACATCACAACACCACCGCAAAATCTATGATCATCATTTTCTTCTTCCGCCCTGAAAACTGGACCAACCATATGTTGAAACAGTCATCTACACTTCTGAAACCGCAAGTACTGAAGTACAACTATCAGTATTACAAATATATTTGGCCAGCGGGAAGCAGAAGAAATGATCAATAGATTTGTCATCACCACACAATAAACATTTTTCCTCACACATACCCCCAATGTGTAATAACACATCTCTAGTCAGGATGCTTTTGAAGCACCATCGTAACAGAAAATATTGATTCACACACTCAGTTTCACTCCccataggaagaaaaagaagaatgtTAAAACAGTCATCTTTTAGCGCTAAGTAGCTCGCCATTTCTTTTCTTTGGTCGATAACAAAGTATTAATTAACATTATCTTCATCGTGTTCTTACAGGGAGGGTCAGCTGTCGGGCGTGGCAACTTCCTAGAGATCGGGCCACTAGACGCCAACCTGAAGCAACGCAACTCAACATGGCTGCAGAAGGCCGATCTCATCTTTGTGGTCAGTGAGTTGTTTCTTCATCACATACCATTCAAGGTCATTTGTGTTGGAAGTAACGAGTATGTTGGCATGCAGGATTTACCGGTGGGCGTTGGGTACAGCTACACGGAAGACCCGAGTGTAATCGCAACGACGGACTCGCAGGTGGCAGCAGATGCCATTGAGCTCGTAAGTGCGCTCACCAAGAAGATACCTACCCTGCAGAGCAGCCCGCTGTTCCTGGTCGGCGAGTCCTATGGTGGCAAGCTTGCTgccatcatcggtatctccatgtcAAGGGCCATCCACAGTGGCATTCTTCAGCTCACACTTGGCGGTGTTGTCCTCGGTGACAGCTGGATCTCGCCAGATAATTTTGCGGTGAGGAAATCATGTTTAGTTTCTTGGAGTCTCTTAATGGACAAGTCAGTTCCATTTTTTCTTGCAAAAAACTGTTCTCATCCAGTGCTTTGGTTCCATGCAGTTCTCGTATGCGCAGTTGCTGCACAGCATGTCAAGGTTAACTGACAATGCAGTAGCACCTGCCACTGAGTAAGAGTTTTCTACCTCTAATTTACCTTGATTTCCAAAGGCATGCGCATGTGAGCACTAATTTTATTCTTCTTCCCCAGAATGGCAGCAAAGCTAAAGGAGGAGATGGCATTAGGACAGTTTGCCACAGCTCGAAAGATTTGGATCGACTTACTTGATTTAATTGACTCGGAAACTGACAGCGTGGTAAGTGTTCAATAACCACCACTTTGTATGAAACACTGTGTAGATTACAGCTATTAAGTAGCAAATTCTTTTCATGATAAAGTGTTTCCCAGTACTCACCACAAATTGCTAAACCTGCATGACCTTTTTGCAGAATATGGAAAATTTGTTGCTTGAATCCAACATGAACTCGTTATTGGCTCAGTCAGCTCCCAACACCATCGACGATATCATGAATGGGGCCATTAAAAGAAAGCTCAAGATCATTCCCAAGGATCTCATGTGAGTGTCATCTCCTTCTATATATGTCAAAGTCTTAAGCCACTATATTGATATATTTCCTCTTGTCTATAAAACTGCCCTCCTTGAATTAATTTGATTTCAATTGAACTGCAGTTGGCAGCAGGTCTCAATTCCGGTCTACAAAGCGATGGCTAATACCTTTATGAAACCAGCAATCAATGAGGCAAAAATAATAATGACTCAACTTATGTAATTTCTTTGACTGTGATGTAATTTGTGGTGTCTGATACATTCCATTACGCAGGTTGATGAGCTGCTATCACAAGGTGTGGATGTGACTATATACAACGGACAGGTGGGCAGAAAATATTTCTCGTGACATTATCAGCGATTTTTACTTGGAATTCTAAGAGTGTCAGATTATATATCTTCTTTTTAGCTGGAATATCTACTATTCCAGTTTCTGGTACGGCCAGCAAAATCAGTTGTGGCTGAATCTTGTCCAAAATTAGGCACATCATCTGACCATACACATGGCCTTATCTTGCACCATGCATCGCTAGAGTAATCCGTTTCAAGTCCTTGTGCAATGAAcaatgctaaaattgaaaaagttgAAACAATCAAAAAACTTAACCTCTCGGAACGTGGCACTTCATCTTGTCCAAAATCAGGCGCATCATCTGTCCATATACATGGCCTAATCTTGCACCATGCATTCGCTAGAGTAATCCGTTACAAGTCCTTGTGCAATGAACAATGCTAAAATTGAAAAGGTTGAAACAAGCAAAAAAACTTAATCTCTCGGAACGTGGCGCCATTGAGGGACCTATCTTGGTCAGTGTCCTGGACCACTAGCTTTGGAATAATAGAATCCATCTTTATGGTTACTCGTGTCATGCCCCATCTCTGTGCTGCACATACTTCGGAGAAAGGCTTCAGCTTGAGCGTGCAATGGGTCCTGTATATGTGCAATATGCCCAGATCCTGCACCTACTGCTTCTCCCATCATGTTCTATCTCCATTTTCCACCAGATAGGCTCTACAGTTTTGCACTTCAGGAACAGGTGCATCCATCCTCTTTTAGCCGCTGGCACATTGGGTAGATCGTGTTGATGTCAACACCATGTCACCATGCCTGTTGTTATACTCCATCTAGGAGGTTGTTAGCCACATAAATTGCTGGACCTTGGATGGCAATGCAGGCGCCATATGCTTTGCCAATTGAACCCTAGCCCTTGGATGCTGCTCTCCCTTGGCTGCACTCTATTTGCTATCGACTGAATTTGGCGCTACATCTTGTATGCCGAATTAACAATGAACATTCCTTTTCTATCATAGTGCCAGGCCCACGCATCTTCGAAATATTCGCATAACGGTAGCGCCAGAATACTTCTCGCATCCATCAGCCAAAAGATGTCATTTACTAGTGCTTCGTCCCACTGACCTGTAATAGGATCAGTCAGGGGTTACACCTTCTGGATGACTGTGTGACCGACCAGCGATATTCGTCCCAAGGTAGCCATAGCCCATAGGTCTTGCTATATGTCGATCTTCATGCTACTACCTACTCTTCTGATTACTCCGTTTGTCAGAGCATCTACTCCTCTCATAATTCTTCTCCAAGTAGCTCCCTCATTTACCTCAGCACTGATCACATGAGAGTTCTGGTAGTACTTTGCTTTGAGTACGTGGACACACAAAGTTGTCAACAGCCTCCATCCTTGTTTCTCTGGCATCGCTAAGTTGAAAGTGTACAAGTCTTgttgacccccccccccccccacacacacatccTGTATCGTGCATCAAAATGTGTTTTTTTTTCTGTATGCAAAGGTTCTAGTTCCCGACCTCCCCACATGGACAAGCAAGCCCAGCCGCTGCGCAGGTATGTACTCCGCTTCTCACACCAAGACTGTTCATCATCATGGTTTTTCGGTGTACCTTGTATTCTTACTGAATCCTGTAGCAGACTTGTCCCTATTTGTTGTCTGCTCTGAGCAAACTTCATAAAGATTCTTAAAGCTTCGTGCATTTGGGCACACCCATATCCCTTCCAGAACCCCATTCTGCTCAGCACTATTCAATAAATTTGAGAATGCCCTGTAGAAGGCTTCTACCTAAAATAACTTCATCCGTCATTATTTCATTGAATTTTAATAGGTATCTCACTGTTGTCACACACCTCATAATCAGCTGGACAATCTTTGCTTGAAACCTCTTTTCCATCATTCTCTTAAGGAAAGGCCATTCCACTCGGTCATTTATAGGCTTTATTTACTCACATCTGGTTTTTGTGTCACCACACCCTCAACACCGGACCTTTTCTTCTGCATATAATTTGTGACTCTATAAGCTAATAAGGAATTATGAGTGATTGACCTCCCAAGAACAAACACACACTGATTAGGAGCAATAATTTCTGGAAGAATCAGCTTCAGTCTATTTGCTAAAACTTTCTATTTCTAGATCAACTTGTAAAGAACATTGCAAAGGATAATTGGACAGAGATCTTCAAGCAATCCAGATTCTTTACCTTTGAATCAAAAGCATGTTGGTTTTGTTCCAATCATCCAAGATGGCAATTTTGTTTAGTACCTTCACTTCAGCCCTAACCGTGCCCCTCACCAGCTTCCCAGTAGCACTACTAAAATTTCACCGACATGCCGGGTC
It includes:
- the LOC127296579 gene encoding serine carboxypeptidase-like 51 isoform X1, whose protein sequence is MDLRRSALFVAMSFLLLHGAQQGAAATSSGDANEQWGYVPVRQQKAHVFWWFYKSPQRVSSLVKPWPTILWLQGGPGGSAVGRGNFLEIGPLDANLKQRNSTWLQKADLIFVDLPVGVGYSYTEDPSVIATTDSQVAADAIELVSALTKKIPTLQSSPLFLVGESYGGKLAAIIGISMSRAIHSGILQLTLGGVVLGDSWISPDNFAFSYAQLLHSMSRLTDNAVAPATEMAAKLKEEMALGQFATARKIWIDLLDLIDSETDSVNMENLLLESNMNSLLAQSAPNTIDDIMNGAIKRKLKIIPKDLIWQQVSIPVYKAMANTFMKPAINEVDELLSQGVDVTIYNGQLDVICLTIGVEGWVKKLKWDGLKSFLNLSRQPWNCDSSGHCSGPIKAYVRSFKNLHFYWILGAGHAVPIDQPDTALKMIGSITHSSRK
- the LOC127296579 gene encoding serine carboxypeptidase-like 51 isoform X2; this encodes MDLRRSALFVAMSFLLLHGAQQGAAATSSGDANEQWGYVPVRQQKAHVFWWFYKSPQRVSSLVKPWPTILWLQGGPGGSAVGRGNFLEIGPLDANLKQRNSTWLQKADLIFVDLPVGVGYSYTEDPSVIATTDSQVAADAIELVSALTKKIPTLQSSPLFLVGESYGGKLAAIIGISMSRAIHSGILQLTLGGVVLGDSWISPDNFAFSYAQLLHSMSRLTDNAVAPATEMAAKLKEEMALGQFATARKIWIDLLDLIDSETDSVNMENLLLESNMNSLLAQSAPNTIDDIMNGAIKRKLKIIPKDLIWQQVSIPVYKAMANTFMKPAINEVDELLSQGVDVTIYNGQVLVPDLPTWTSKPSRCAVGCDLLDDWRRRMGEKAKMGWPEELPEPVKAALELRLFRALFWPHQGVC